In Rhinolophus sinicus isolate RSC01 chromosome X, ASM3656204v1, whole genome shotgun sequence, a single genomic region encodes these proteins:
- the LOC109438756 gene encoding histone H2B type W-T yields the protein MAEPVSEATSEELLEVAEPTSEATSEEFLGTEEPMEAPAPAPENPKQKQPRRRCRRRRRRRRGSADSFATYFSRVLKSVHEGLSLSQEAVSVMDSFVKDIFERIADEASHLVRNTRRTTLTSNEIQTAVRLLLPGELGKHAISEGTKATLRSSLYLIWQQIKFRSRYKNPSVFW from the exons ATGGCTGAGCCTGTCTCTGAAGCTACTTCCGAGGAACTTCTGGAGGTGGCTGAACCTACCTCTGAAGCTACTTCTGAGGAATTCCTGGGCACAGAGGAGCCCATGGAAGCACCGGCACCGGCGCCGGAGAACCCAAAGCAGAAGCAGCCCAggcgccgctgccgccgccgccgccgccgccgccgcggcagTGCCGACAGTTTCGCCACCTACTTCTCCAGGGTTCTGAAGAGCGTTCACGAGGGCTTGAGCCTGTCACAGGAAGCCGTGAGCGTCATGGATTCGTTCGTGAAGGACATCTTCGAGCGAATCGCTGACGAGGCCTCGCACCTGGTCCGCAACACCCGGCGCACCACCCTCACCTCCAATGAGATCCAGACGGCCGTGCGCCTGCTCCTGCCTGGGGAGCTTGGCAAGCATGCCATATCCGAGGGAACCAAGGCCACCCT CAGAAGTTCATTATATCTGATATGGCAACAGATAAAGTTCAGAAGCAGATATAAGAATCCATCTGTCTTCTGGTAG